A window from Telopea speciosissima isolate NSW1024214 ecotype Mountain lineage chromosome 8, Tspe_v1, whole genome shotgun sequence encodes these proteins:
- the LOC122670837 gene encoding protein NOI4-like, protein MSSQDKGRPLPKFGEWDVNNPASAEGFTVIFNKARDEKKTSGAAGGLSPGRNDDAYKHNEDYQFPTKRKWLCCG, encoded by the exons CAGGATAAGGGTCGGCCGTTACCCAAATTCGGCGAGTGGGATGTGAACAATCCTGCATCAGCCGAAGGGTTTACAGTCATATTTAATAAGGctagagatgagaagaagaccAGCGGTGCTGCGGGTGGACTGTCACCTGGAAGAAATGATGATGCATACAAACACAATGAGGATTATCAGTTTCCCACGAAG AGAAAATGGTTATGCTGTGGTTGA